Proteins co-encoded in one Cupriavidus nantongensis genomic window:
- a CDS encoding ASCH domain-containing protein, which yields MNKRSILTSPLPTKALSIRQPWAWLIVQGFKDIENRTWSTKHRGPTLIHASKGITRQEYEDVADFVRNLNRADFLTGNEAAPIVLPALEELQRGGIVGVATITDCVPSWAARVSQWHMEGQFGFQITDAKALPFVPCKGALGFFDVPADVLAALREHA from the coding sequence ATGAATAAGCGTTCCATCCTCACTAGCCCCTTGCCGACCAAGGCGCTGTCCATCCGCCAGCCGTGGGCCTGGCTAATTGTCCAAGGGTTCAAGGACATTGAAAACCGCACTTGGTCGACCAAACATCGCGGCCCTACGCTGATCCACGCCAGCAAGGGCATAACGCGGCAGGAGTACGAGGACGTGGCGGACTTCGTGCGCAACCTGAACCGCGCAGACTTTCTGACCGGCAATGAAGCCGCTCCTATCGTGCTGCCTGCTTTAGAGGAGCTGCAGCGCGGAGGCATCGTTGGCGTCGCCACCATCACCGACTGCGTACCCTCTTGGGCGGCCCGCGTGTCGCAATGGCATATGGAAGGTCAGTTCGGCTTTCAGATCACTGATGCCAAGGCGCTCCCCTTCGTGCCGTGCAAGGGCGCACTCGGCTTCTTCGACGTACCAGCCGATGTGCTGGCTGCACTCCGGGAGCACGCGTGA
- a CDS encoding DNA adenine methylase: protein MTVSRPVLRYHGSKFRLAPWVMGFFPTHTCYVEPFGGGAGILLQKDRVPAECYNDLDGQVVNVFRVLRDQDKALELQRRVALTPFSRDEFDWSYEPVVDDIDSAHKMIVRSFFGHGSDSATRGCRTGFRSKLTEGRGLPSAEWMRWPDAVPSFTRRLQGVLLENRDALEVIVRMDNPNTLIYADPPYAHSTRSAIQGRSAKTHGYRHEMTDDDHRRLAAVLHSSSAMVVLSGYPSDLYDDELFPQWERHERRHMADGGRARTEVVWINPACSIALERQRAQMELIA, encoded by the coding sequence GTGACCGTAAGCCGGCCAGTACTGCGCTACCACGGCAGCAAGTTCCGGCTTGCTCCATGGGTCATGGGCTTCTTCCCGACTCACACTTGCTACGTTGAGCCGTTCGGCGGCGGCGCGGGAATCCTACTGCAAAAGGACCGCGTGCCGGCCGAGTGCTACAACGACCTGGACGGCCAGGTGGTCAACGTCTTCCGCGTCCTGCGCGATCAGGACAAGGCGCTCGAGCTGCAGCGCCGCGTCGCACTGACGCCATTCTCGCGCGATGAATTCGATTGGTCGTATGAGCCGGTCGTCGACGACATTGATAGCGCGCACAAGATGATCGTGCGCTCCTTCTTCGGCCATGGCAGCGACAGCGCAACTCGCGGCTGCCGCACCGGATTCAGGTCGAAGCTGACAGAGGGACGGGGCCTGCCGTCTGCCGAATGGATGCGCTGGCCGGATGCAGTGCCCTCCTTTACTCGGCGCTTGCAGGGAGTACTGCTCGAGAACCGTGATGCGCTCGAGGTGATCGTCCGCATGGACAACCCGAACACGCTGATCTATGCGGATCCGCCGTACGCACATAGCACGCGCTCGGCAATCCAGGGGCGGTCAGCCAAGACGCACGGGTACCGCCATGAGATGACCGATGACGACCATCGCCGTTTGGCCGCAGTACTTCACAGCTCGAGCGCGATGGTGGTCCTTTCCGGTTACCCCTCCGACCTCTACGACGATGAACTGTTTCCGCAGTGGGAGCGCCACGAGCGCCGCCACATGGCGGACGGCGGACGGGCGCGCACCGAAGTGGTTTGGATTAATCCCGCATGCTCTATCGCGCTCGAGCGTCAGCGTGCACAGATGGAACTGATCGCATGA
- a CDS encoding DNA cytosine methyltransferase — protein MIVREYKTFGFCCGLGGGAKGFKKAASQVGNMVATWKCIGGIDVDPAAARDFETLVGVPCTVMDLFTRQQYTAFHGNEPPAGWREATPADIRRAAGNERPNCVFISSPCKGASGLLSETLSRTPKYQALNELTLRCVWLMCEAWKDDPVELIVFENVPRLATRGRHLLDQINQILRHYGYAVNETTHDCGELGGLAQSRKRFLLVARHMEKVPAFLYEPELRRLQGVGTVLGRMPQPGDAAGGPMHRVPSLQWKTWVRLAFVEAGSDWRSLNRLEVVDGHLRDYLIMPERRNGALGVLDWNEHAGAVAGESLPSNGTFSIADPRGPANAAQYQQYGVLRWSESSGTITAGTNPGQGTFSVADPRHAGPTKHNNEFRIVPWHLAAGAVTSAHGTGQCVQDPRASTGFEGAGKYRITGYDEPAGTVIARSDTGQGAYAVADPRPGMRRERGDHYLTGGHYGVVGWDQPSGAVSAAAGHDNGRWSVADPRLPAANDKLVAIIRALDGTWHRPFTTLELAAIQSLIEPEEYLELDGLSDQAWRERIGNAVPPDAAQAIAEVMGTTLLLAETGETFMLSATPVWVRPVAIALTVSQQTEAAA, from the coding sequence ATGATCGTCCGCGAATACAAGACGTTCGGCTTCTGCTGCGGCCTCGGCGGCGGCGCCAAGGGCTTCAAGAAGGCTGCCTCGCAGGTGGGCAACATGGTGGCCACATGGAAGTGCATCGGCGGCATCGATGTCGACCCGGCAGCAGCGCGCGACTTCGAGACACTGGTCGGCGTGCCGTGCACGGTCATGGATTTGTTCACCCGTCAGCAGTACACGGCGTTCCACGGTAACGAGCCGCCGGCTGGCTGGCGAGAGGCCACGCCCGCAGACATCCGCCGCGCAGCCGGCAACGAGCGGCCGAACTGCGTGTTCATCTCGTCGCCTTGCAAGGGCGCGTCTGGGCTCCTCTCCGAGACGCTGAGCCGCACGCCCAAGTACCAGGCGCTGAACGAGCTGACGCTGCGCTGCGTCTGGCTGATGTGCGAAGCCTGGAAGGACGACCCGGTCGAGCTGATCGTCTTCGAGAACGTGCCGCGGCTGGCTACGCGCGGCCGGCATCTGCTGGACCAGATCAACCAGATCCTGCGCCACTATGGCTATGCCGTGAACGAGACGACTCACGACTGCGGCGAACTGGGTGGACTGGCGCAGAGCCGCAAGCGCTTTCTGCTGGTGGCACGCCACATGGAGAAGGTACCCGCCTTCCTGTACGAGCCAGAGTTGCGTCGCCTGCAGGGCGTCGGTACCGTGCTCGGCCGCATGCCGCAACCTGGTGACGCCGCAGGCGGGCCGATGCATCGCGTGCCGTCGCTGCAGTGGAAGACTTGGGTCCGCTTGGCATTCGTCGAGGCTGGTAGCGACTGGCGCAGCTTGAACCGCCTAGAAGTCGTCGACGGTCACCTGCGGGATTACCTGATCATGCCGGAACGCCGAAACGGCGCGCTGGGCGTACTGGACTGGAACGAGCATGCTGGCGCGGTCGCTGGCGAGTCGCTGCCCAGCAATGGAACGTTCTCGATCGCCGACCCACGCGGGCCCGCCAACGCCGCGCAGTACCAGCAATACGGCGTGTTGCGCTGGAGCGAGTCCTCGGGAACGATCACCGCGGGCACGAACCCTGGCCAGGGCACGTTCAGCGTGGCCGACCCGCGCCACGCCGGCCCGACCAAGCATAACAACGAGTTCCGGATCGTGCCGTGGCACCTGGCCGCCGGCGCCGTCACCAGCGCGCACGGCACCGGTCAGTGTGTGCAGGACCCGCGCGCGTCGACGGGCTTCGAGGGCGCAGGCAAGTACCGGATCACCGGCTACGACGAGCCGGCCGGCACCGTCATCGCGCGCAGCGACACCGGCCAGGGCGCGTACGCGGTCGCTGACCCGCGCCCTGGCATGCGGCGCGAGCGCGGCGACCACTACCTGACTGGCGGGCATTACGGCGTTGTGGGCTGGGATCAGCCCAGTGGTGCGGTGTCGGCAGCTGCTGGCCACGACAACGGCCGGTGGTCGGTGGCTGACCCACGCCTGCCGGCGGCGAACGACAAGCTCGTGGCCATCATCCGCGCCCTCGACGGTACTTGGCACCGCCCGTTCACCACGCTGGAACTGGCCGCGATCCAGTCACTGATCGAGCCGGAGGAATACCTGGAGCTAGATGGATTGAGCGATCAGGCCTGGCGCGAGCGCATCGGCAACGCGGTACCGCCGGACGCGGCCCAGGCTATCGCCGAGGTGATGGGCACCACCCTACTTCTGGCGGAGACCGGCGAGACGTTCATGCTGTCGGCCACACCCGTGTGGGTTCGCCCGGTGGCGATCGCGTTGACCGTTTCGCAACAGACGGAGGCTGCAGCGTGA